The following DNA comes from Actinomycetota bacterium.
CGGCGTGGTAAGCCCCGCTGTGCGCGCCGAGGTGCTGCGAGCGATCGAGTAGGCATCGAAGCGCTGCATCTACTCAAGCCCCTCGCGCCTGGCTCGCTCCTCCGGATCCTCGCGGTCCGACACGATCACGACATCAATACCGCGGGTCTCGCGCATAATGCGCGTGACGATCGATCCGCGCATGATCTCCTCCAGCCGCGATCGCACTGACTGGCCGAGCACGATGAACGTGACGCGGTGCATCGCAGCGAACTCGACGAGTTCCGTGGCTACGTTGTTGCCCGACAACTCGTGCGTGTGCGCGCCGAGGCTGCGGGCGGTCTCCCACACGCACTCAAGCGGTGGGCGCTCGGCATCCGGGCGTAAGCGCCCTTCCATGCTCACGTGGACGACGTGCAAGTCGCCGTGGAAACGCCTGGCGAGCCTGAACCCGCGGCGCACGAGCCTGACCGAGTCGGCGCGCAGCGTCACGCATACCATCACGACCTCGCGGCCCGCCAAGACCGTGTTTTCGGCGACCGCTGCCTGCAGGTGCTCGTCCACCTCGTCGGCGGTCTGGCGCAGCGACAGTTCGCGCAAAGCGGCGAGCTTATCGGAGGTGAAGAAGCTCACCAGAGCTTGGTCCACCTTTGCGAGATCGTATACGACACCGCGCTTCAGGCGGTTGATCAGCGCCTCGGGCGTGAGGTCTACGACGACGACCTCGTCGGCATTGTCGAGAACCTGGTCGGGGAAGGTCTCGCGTACCCTCACGCCTGTGATTTCGTAGACGACGTCATTGAGGCTCTCAAGGTGTTGAATGTTGACGGTCGTGATGACGTTTATCCCTGCCGCGAGGATCTCCTCGACGCTCTGCCAGCGCTTCGCGTGCTCGGTTCCCGGGACGTTGGTGTGCGCCAGTTCGTCAACGAGGACCCACTCGGGACGGCGCCGAATCACCGTGCGAGTGTCCATCTCTTTGAACCGCGCGCCCTGATACTCGATTCCTTTAGGCGCTACGACCTCGAGTCCTTCAAGCAACGCGGCTGTCTCGGGGCGCGCGTGCGGTTCCACGTAGCCGACGACGACGTCCTCTCCGCGCGCGACCCGGCGGTGTGCCTCGGCGAGCATCGTGTATGTCTTGCCGACGCCGGCCGCCATGCCGAGGAAGATTTTGAGGCGCCCGCGCGGATGCGCGACGTGGCGCCGCAAATCCTCGGCGGCAACGGGCGCGAGGGACTCGAGTGCAACAGAGCCTGGCTCGGCGCCTCGCACGACCTCGGGCCGCTCCTCGTCCAAGTTCCACCTCCTCGCTCGTGCTACTCCCCGGATCGCATCCCGTCGAGCGCCAGATTGAGTTCGAGGACGTTGACGCGCGGCTCACCGATGAACCCAAGGTCTCGCGGCTCAATCCGCGAGGTCACAAGCGCCCTCACGTCATCTTCTCGCAACCCACGCGCTCGCGCAACCCGTGCGACCTGAGCGAGGGCCGTCGCGGGCGAGATATGCGGATCAAGGCCGCTCGCCGAGGCGGTCACCATATCCGCAGGCACGGTGCCAGGTTCGAGTCCCACCTCGCGTGCGATGGCGGCCGCGACACGTTCCTCGACGGCCTTGACGAGCGCTTGAGAGGTAGGCCCGAGGTTCGAGCCGCCCGATGCCGCCGCGTCGTAACCGGCCCCGGCCGCAGAGGGACGGCCATGGAAGTAGCGCTCGGACGTGAACAACTGGCCGATGAGGCGCGATCCCCTGACGACGCCTTCGGCGTCGACGAGGAGGCTGCCCCGTGCCTGCTCTGGGAACGCGACTCGGGCCGCACCGGTCACGAGCAAGGGGTAGGCGAGTCCGAGCACGAGCGCCGCGAGCGCATACATGCGTACCGCGACGAATATCGTGTGCCTCACATTCTCCACCTACCTTACGAAGCCCATGGCCACCAGCAGTACGTCGATGATCTTAATCGCGACGAACGGGACAACAATGCCCCCCGCCCCATAGACGAGCAGGTTTCGCCGCAAGAGCCGCTCGGCGCCGACTGCGCGGTACGCCACGCCGCGCAGCGCGAGGGGCACGAGCGCGATGATGATGAGCGCGTTGTAGACGACGGCGCTTAATATCGCACTCTCGGCCGAGTGGAGCCGCATGATATTGAGCGCTTGCAGCTGCGGGTACGCGTCGACGAAGAGTGCCGGGACGAT
Coding sequences within:
- a CDS encoding sensor histidine kinase KdpD, which encodes MAAGVGKTYTMLAEAHRRVARGEDVVVGYVEPHARPETAALLEGLEVVAPKGIEYQGARFKEMDTRTVIRRRPEWVLVDELAHTNVPGTEHAKRWQSVEEILAAGINVITTVNIQHLESLNDVVYEITGVRVRETFPDQVLDNADEVVVVDLTPEALINRLKRGVVYDLAKVDQALVSFFTSDKLAALRELSLRQTADEVDEHLQAAVAENTVLAGREVVMVCVTLRADSVRLVRRGFRLARRFHGDLHVVHVSMEGRLRPDAERPPLECVWETARSLGAHTHELSGNNVATELVEFAAMHRVTFIVLGQSVRSRLEEIMRGSIVTRIMRETRGIDVVIVSDREDPEERARREGLE
- the kdpC gene encoding potassium-transporting ATPase subunit KdpC codes for the protein MYALAALVLGLAYPLLVTGAARVAFPEQARGSLLVDAEGVVRGSRLIGQLFTSERYFHGRPSAAGAGYDAAASGGSNLGPTSQALVKAVEERVAAAIAREVGLEPGTVPADMVTASASGLDPHISPATALAQVARVARARGLREDDVRALVTSRIEPRDLGFIGEPRVNVLELNLALDGMRSGE